A single genomic interval of Papio anubis isolate 15944 unplaced genomic scaffold, Panubis1.0 scaffold1286, whole genome shotgun sequence harbors:
- the LOC101025045 gene encoding patr class I histocompatibility antigen, A-126 alpha chain isoform X3, whose protein sequence is MSREANQRRRGLSSKVPTRPPGLRVSSDAEMRVMAPRTLLLLLSGALALTETWAGSHSLRYFHTAVSRPGRGEPRFIAVGYVDDTQFVRFDSDAASPRMEPRAPWMEQEGPEYWEEETRRAKGNAQTDRADLGTLRGYYNQSEGGSHTIQWMYGCDLGPDGRLLRGYRQDAYDGRDYIALNEDLRSWTAADMAAQNTQRKWEGDRYAERFRAYLEGECLEWLRRYLENGKETLQRADPPKTHVTHHPISDHEATLRCWALGFYPAEITLTWQRDGEDQTQDTEFVETRPGGDGTFQKWGAVVVPSGEEQRYTCHVQHEGLPEPLTLRWEPSSQSTIPIVGIVAGLAVLAVVVTGAVVAAVMWRRKSSGGKGGSYSQAASNDSAQGSDVSLTA, encoded by the exons ATGTCTAGAGAAGCCAATCAGCGTCGCCGCGGTCTCAGTTCTAAAGTCCCCACGCGCCCACCCGGGCTCAGAGTCTCCTCAGACGCCGAGATGCGGGTCATGGCGCCCCGAaccctcctcctgctgctctcgGGGGCCCTGGCCCTGACCGAGACCTGGGCCG GCTCGCACTCCTTGAGGTATTTCCACACCGCCGTGTCCCGGCCCGGCCGCGGGGAGCCCCGCTTCATCGCCGTGGGCTACGTGGACGACACGCAGTTCGTGCGGTTCGACAGCGACGCCGCGAGTCCGAGGATGGAGCCGCGGGCGCCGTGGATGGAGCAGGAGGGGCCGGAGTATTGGGAAGAGGAGACACGGAGAGCCAAGGGCAACGCACAGACTGACCGAGCGGACCTGGGGACCCTGCGCGGCTACTACAACCAGAGCGAGGGGG GGTCTCACACCATCCAGTGGATGTATGGCTGCGACCTGGGACCCGACGGGCGCCTCCTCCGCGGGTACCGGCAGGACGCCTACGACGGCAGGGATTACATCGCCCTGAACGAGGACCTGCGCTCCTGGACCGCCGCGGACATGGCGGCTCAGAACACCCAGCGCAAGTGGGAGGGGGACCGTTATGCGGAGCGGTTCAGAGCCTACCTGGAGGGCGAGTGCCTGGAGTGGCTCCGCAGATACCTGGAGAACGGGAAGGAGACGCTGCAGCGCGCGG ATCCCCCAAAGACACACGTGACCCACCACCCTATATCTGACCATGAGGCCACCCTGaggtgctgggccctgggcttcTACCCTGCGGAGATCACACTGACCTGGCAGCGGGATGGGGAGGACCAAACTCAGGACACAGAGTTTGTGGAGACCAGGCCAGGAGGAGATGGAACCTTCCAGAAGTGGGGAGCTGTGGTGGTGCCTTCTGGAGAAGAGCAGAGATACACGTGCCATGTGCAGCATGAGGGGCTACCGGAGCCCCTCACCCTGAGATGGG aGCCATCTTCCCAGTCCACCATCCCCATCGTGGGCATTGTTGCTGGCCTGGCTGTCCTAGCAGTTGTGGTCACCGGAGCTGTGGTCGCTGCTGtgatgtggaggaggaagagctcag
- the LOC101025045 gene encoding HLA class I histocompatibility antigen, A-11 alpha chain isoform X4 — translation MSREANQRRRGLSSKVPTRPPGLRVSSDAEMRVMAPRTLLLLLSGALALTETWAGSHSLRYFHTAVSRPGRGEPRFIAVGYVDDTQFVRFDSDAASPRMEPRAPWMEQEGPEYWEEETRRAKGNAQTDRADLGTLRGYYNQSEGGSHTIQWMYGCDLGPDGRLLRGYRQDAYDGRDYIALNEDLRSWTAADMAAQNTQRKWEGDRYAERFRAYLEGECLEWLRRYLENGKETLQRADPPKTHVTHHPISDHEATLRCWALGFYPAEITLTWQRDGEDQTQDTEFVETRPGGDGTFQKWGAVVVPSGEEQRYTCHVQHEGLPEPLTLRWGGKGGSYSQAASNDSAQGSDVSLTA, via the exons ATGTCTAGAGAAGCCAATCAGCGTCGCCGCGGTCTCAGTTCTAAAGTCCCCACGCGCCCACCCGGGCTCAGAGTCTCCTCAGACGCCGAGATGCGGGTCATGGCGCCCCGAaccctcctcctgctgctctcgGGGGCCCTGGCCCTGACCGAGACCTGGGCCG GCTCGCACTCCTTGAGGTATTTCCACACCGCCGTGTCCCGGCCCGGCCGCGGGGAGCCCCGCTTCATCGCCGTGGGCTACGTGGACGACACGCAGTTCGTGCGGTTCGACAGCGACGCCGCGAGTCCGAGGATGGAGCCGCGGGCGCCGTGGATGGAGCAGGAGGGGCCGGAGTATTGGGAAGAGGAGACACGGAGAGCCAAGGGCAACGCACAGACTGACCGAGCGGACCTGGGGACCCTGCGCGGCTACTACAACCAGAGCGAGGGGG GGTCTCACACCATCCAGTGGATGTATGGCTGCGACCTGGGACCCGACGGGCGCCTCCTCCGCGGGTACCGGCAGGACGCCTACGACGGCAGGGATTACATCGCCCTGAACGAGGACCTGCGCTCCTGGACCGCCGCGGACATGGCGGCTCAGAACACCCAGCGCAAGTGGGAGGGGGACCGTTATGCGGAGCGGTTCAGAGCCTACCTGGAGGGCGAGTGCCTGGAGTGGCTCCGCAGATACCTGGAGAACGGGAAGGAGACGCTGCAGCGCGCGG ATCCCCCAAAGACACACGTGACCCACCACCCTATATCTGACCATGAGGCCACCCTGaggtgctgggccctgggcttcTACCCTGCGGAGATCACACTGACCTGGCAGCGGGATGGGGAGGACCAAACTCAGGACACAGAGTTTGTGGAGACCAGGCCAGGAGGAGATGGAACCTTCCAGAAGTGGGGAGCTGTGGTGGTGCCTTCTGGAGAAGAGCAGAGATACACGTGCCATGTGCAGCATGAGGGGCTACCGGAGCCCCTCACCCTGAGATGGG
- the LOC101025045 gene encoding patr class I histocompatibility antigen, A-126 alpha chain isoform X1, with protein sequence MRVMAPRTLLLLLSGALALTETWAGECGVGRETASAGRSEGTAGGGAGPGEPRGEEGRAGLSLSSPPGSHSLRYFHTAVSRPGRGEPRFIAVGYVDDTQFVRFDSDAASPRMEPRAPWMEQEGPEYWEEETRRAKGNAQTDRADLGTLRGYYNQSEGGSHTIQWMYGCDLGPDGRLLRGYRQDAYDGRDYIALNEDLRSWTAADMAAQNTQRKWEGDRYAERFRAYLEGECLEWLRRYLENGKETLQRADPPKTHVTHHPISDHEATLRCWALGFYPAEITLTWQRDGEDQTQDTEFVETRPGGDGTFQKWGAVVVPSGEEQRYTCHVQHEGLPEPLTLRWEPSSQSTIPIVGIVAGLAVLAVVVTGAVVAAVMWRRKSSGGKGGSYSQAASNDSAQGSDVSLTA encoded by the exons ATGCGGGTCATGGCGCCCCGAaccctcctcctgctgctctcgGGGGCCCTGGCCCTGACCGAGACCTGGGCCGGTGAGTGCGGGGTCGGGAGGGAAACGGCCTCTGCGGGGAGGAGCGAGGGGACCGCAGGCGGGGGCGCAGGGCCCGGGGAGCCGCGCGGGGAGGAGGGTCGGGCGGGTCTCAGCCTCTCCTCGCCCCCAGGCTCGCACTCCTTGAGGTATTTCCACACCGCCGTGTCCCGGCCCGGCCGCGGGGAGCCCCGCTTCATCGCCGTGGGCTACGTGGACGACACGCAGTTCGTGCGGTTCGACAGCGACGCCGCGAGTCCGAGGATGGAGCCGCGGGCGCCGTGGATGGAGCAGGAGGGGCCGGAGTATTGGGAAGAGGAGACACGGAGAGCCAAGGGCAACGCACAGACTGACCGAGCGGACCTGGGGACCCTGCGCGGCTACTACAACCAGAGCGAGGGGG GGTCTCACACCATCCAGTGGATGTATGGCTGCGACCTGGGACCCGACGGGCGCCTCCTCCGCGGGTACCGGCAGGACGCCTACGACGGCAGGGATTACATCGCCCTGAACGAGGACCTGCGCTCCTGGACCGCCGCGGACATGGCGGCTCAGAACACCCAGCGCAAGTGGGAGGGGGACCGTTATGCGGAGCGGTTCAGAGCCTACCTGGAGGGCGAGTGCCTGGAGTGGCTCCGCAGATACCTGGAGAACGGGAAGGAGACGCTGCAGCGCGCGG ATCCCCCAAAGACACACGTGACCCACCACCCTATATCTGACCATGAGGCCACCCTGaggtgctgggccctgggcttcTACCCTGCGGAGATCACACTGACCTGGCAGCGGGATGGGGAGGACCAAACTCAGGACACAGAGTTTGTGGAGACCAGGCCAGGAGGAGATGGAACCTTCCAGAAGTGGGGAGCTGTGGTGGTGCCTTCTGGAGAAGAGCAGAGATACACGTGCCATGTGCAGCATGAGGGGCTACCGGAGCCCCTCACCCTGAGATGGG aGCCATCTTCCCAGTCCACCATCCCCATCGTGGGCATTGTTGCTGGCCTGGCTGTCCTAGCAGTTGTGGTCACCGGAGCTGTGGTCGCTGCTGtgatgtggaggaggaagagctcag